One Solanum pennellii chromosome 9, SPENNV200 DNA segment encodes these proteins:
- the LOC107030209 gene encoding uncharacterized protein LOC107030209 — protein sequence MSKRNTTRIITRGYTAAMELHKKSKDEIVRTPSKRKVGSTVKAIEKNCYKRRKVKNVVSDMIGEHAVNEEQNEVSEELKGIRFHVLARPIKPPRMQVYVNHNIVTDLKGKLTATQFNHFKDTCFGAYTKMHVCGAQPQMFRCFMVCELEDSSTDELLFHINHTTLRFGIKEFAIITGLNCFGNNDDFLFDTRKPNRLINQYFEGKSIVTKVDLISKYKKKVWGGNDDDAVKFAILYFICTFIYSGEKKSSSIPRIHFDLVESGRYHEYPWGKDVFYKLLKSVTKKMDEKKKYYRIDGMPLAMQIWIYECCSAVDSNIAVKKSNRIPRIVNWMTRNSRIHYEFLMEGMFSDNGNPLKFKNIEPSLKEIAFYQLESKSNANTENTFQIVSDKDDDEDDDFTSKPPSHKPHNKEKGKQKAYVLRSTLIKKSNLHAGSRLKDKRPTVLNGCRKAKSTTLNPDSNPLEDNVSVQEMHNRPDDSANRTPPRSSKEPQDTKADEIGLLRQDLASFKNYVNNEFKELQLLIMGNFRQVMDALNRSCREYGAPNQEDATESPSHVPNWSNNNQISNVMDKPHCDANEVRTPRFVLQEHVKINVKEYLQPVQIHIQDPLTVHEQLNDINVFQNHDIQQPQSQIELIDALLPDIDAINPKKNDVVHSEVVVHPEGVVYDTTPVPVKRIRHPDRLTGDGNVIQNDEIQQPQSQFELLDALLPDIDTIYPKKKCCGSF from the exons ATGTCTAAACGAAATACCACAAGGATAATCACAAGAG GATATACTGCTGCGATGGAATTACATAAGAAGTCGAAAGATGAAATAGTAAGGACTCcttcaaaaagaaaagtaggGTCAACGGTGAAAGcgattgaaaaaaattgttacaaGAGGAGGAAAGTAAAAAATGTAGTTTCCGACATGATCGGAGAACATGCAGTTAATGAAGAACAAAACGAAGTCAGTGAAGAATTAAAG GGTATCAGATTCCATGTATTGGCTCGCCCAATTAAACCACCACGCATGCAGGTTTATGTGAACCATAACATAGTCACAGATTTGAAGGGGAAGCTTACAGCGACCCAATTCAATCATTTTAAAGATACATGTTTTGGAGCATATACAAAAATGCACGTGTGTGGAGCGCAACCACAAATGTTTAGGTGTTTCATGGTATGTGAATTAGAGGACAGTTCCACTGATGAATTGTTGTTTCATATAAATCATACCACGCTCCGTTTTGGTATCAAAGAATTTGCTATCATTACTGGTTTGAACTGTTTTGGTAATAatgatgattttttatttgatacaagGAAGCCAAATAGATTAATCAATCAGTATTTTGAGGGTAAAAGTATTGTTACAAAAGTGGATTTGATCAGTAAGTATAAAAAAAAGGTTTGGGGTGGCAATGATGATGATGCTGTTAAATTCGCTAttctgtattttatttgtacGTTCATATATTCCGGCGAGAAGAAGAGCTCATCAATTCCAAGGATACATTTTGATCTAGTTGAGAGCGGCCGGTACCATGAATACCCCTGGGGGAAAGATGTTTTCTACAAATTGCTCAAAAGcgtaacaaaaaaaatggaTGAGAAGAAAAAGTATTACAGAATTGATGGTATGCCTCTAGCCATGCAAATTTGGATATATGAATGTTGTTCTGCGGTTGATTCGAATATTGCTGTAAAGAAGAGCAATCGTATACCCAGAATCGTCAATTGGATGACCAGAAACAGCAGAATACATTATGAATTCCTCATGGAAGGAATGTTCAGTGATAACGGCAATCCg ttaaaattcaaaaacatcgAACCTTCACTTAAGGAGATTGCATTTTATCAGCTTGAATCAAAAAGTAATGCAAACACAGAGAATACCTTTCAAATTGTTAGTGACAAAGATGACGACGAAGATGATGATTTCACTTCAAAGCCTCCAAGTCATAAGCCACACAATAAAGAAAAAGGTAAACAGAAGGCATACGTTTTAAGATCCACATTGATCAAAAAGTCCAATTTGCATGCAGGTTCGAGGTTGAAAGATAAACGCCCCACAGTATTGAATGGTTGTCGTAAGGCAAAGAGTACAACTTTAAATCCTGATTCAAATCCATTGGAGGATAATGTATCAGTACAGGAGATGCATAACCGTCCGGATGATTCTGCTAACCGTACACCACCAAGGAGTTCGAAAGAACCTCAAGATACCAAGGCAGATGAAATTGGTTTGCTGAGACAAGATCTTGCATCCTTCaagaattat GTTAATAATGAGTTCAAGGAGTTGCAATTGTTGATAATGGGGAATTTTAGACAAGTTATGGATGCACTTAACAGAAGCTGTCGTGAATATGGAGCACCAAATCAG GAAGATGCAACTGAATCTCCAAGTCATGTACCTAATTGGTCGAACAACAATCAGATATCAAATGTTATGGATAAGCCTCACTGTGATGCAAACGAG GTTCGGACACCTCGTTTCGTTCTTCAAGAACATGTCAAAATTAATGTCAAGGAGTATTTGCAGCCTGTTCAGATACACATACAAGACCCTTTGACGGTACATGAACAGCTTAACGACATTAATGTATTTCAGAATCATGACATCCAACAACCTCAGTCACAAATTGAGTTGATAGATGCTTTGTTACCTGATATTGATGCAATCAATCCCAAAAAGAATGATGTGGTTCATTCAGAGGTTGTGGTCCATCCAGAGGGTGTCGTTTATGATACTACACCCGTGCCAGTTAAAAGGATCAGACATCCTGATCGATTGACAGGAGACGGTAATGTAATTCAGAACGACGAAATCCAACAACCTCAGTCACAATTTGAGTTGCTTGATGCTCTGTTACCTGATATTGACACAAtatatcccaaaaaaaaatgttgtggTTCATTCTGA
- the LOC114078641 gene encoding uncharacterized protein LOC114078641, which yields MAAIPWNTIDNVFIPVNVEHKNHWVLVVLSLIDKHIYVYDSYRAAGHNYHVREEIQKLAQLLPMYVSMEIGNDSDDAEDNHIAYDVTYVEDIPQQGSDFLDCGIYLLAFAEYLSEGEGIPVKYLDSKLHHIRYGAFLWEYAMKKMKDGAVSDNEAPPRRMRTPARIDNSQLVVID from the exons ATGGCTGCCATTCCATGGAATACAATCGACAATGTGTTCATACCAGTGAACGTGGAGCATAAAAATCATTGGGTGTTGGTTGTTTTGTCATTAATTGACAAACACATTTATGTATATGACTCATACAGAGCAGCAGGTCATAACTATCATGTTAGAGAAGAAATTCAAAAGCTTGCTCAGCTTCTGCCAATGTATGTTTCAATGGAGATTGGAAATGATTCGGATGATGCAGAAGATAACCACATCGCATACGACGTGACTTATGTGGAGGATATACCTCAACAAGGATCAGATTTTTT GGATTGCGGGATATACTTGCTAGCATTTGCCGAGTACCTAAGTGAGGGTGAAGGTATTCCAGTTAAGTATCTTGATTCTAAGTTACACCACATCAGATACGGTGCATTCTTGTGGGAATATGCaatgaaaaagatgaaagaCGGGGCTGTTAGCGATAATGAGGCACCACCAAGAAGAATGAGGACACCCGCAAGGATTGATAATAGTCAACTTGTTGTGATTGATTAG